GcagctgattttatttttctttgtttgtgctgtttttgttttttgtttaaaataaaaaaaaccctcttctTGCAgtcatttgtgtttttatttcaaagtgaatGCTCACAGCTGAGTGATGCTTAGAGTGAACTTCATATGCAAACATCTGAGCAGACTGCTGCAAATATTATTGCACCACTCATAAAGTGAGCTTCAGGAGGAGCCGATTAAAACCTGATTACTGACTGAAAAGAGCTCTTAGTGTGCTGCTGTGAATATTTACCTTAATTTGAAGTTTTCATCCTTGTGCTGTGACACCGTTTCAGCAGGAAACTGCCGCTGCAAGGATGTTTTCTTACATATACAAACTATCATTTTCTGTTCTGTGGAATAACGTGGATTACTGAACGCGCACAGACTCTGAACACAGTTTGAAGTCACTTTCCAGAAAAttgctgttttaaaaataaaaataatctttggTCATTTCTGAGGAAATGAAAACTAATATTTTAACTGCACGAAGCACAAAAGCACTGTGACCATTACTCCTTCCGTGAACGTGCAGATGCTCCATCTCGTAAGAAAATAATCCAAAAATGTCATTTAATagaaattataataaaatatgaagttttccagttatttataaagcttttcttaaatttaaaaatgaaaattaatttttacaAATGTAAGTAACATTACCTGTCTAGCTTCATTTAcctgaatgtcgtgtttttaaagAATTATCATTTGTAATAAGCGCACTTGTTGGTTTTAAGGTAAAGAAATGTCTCCACCTGGCGGCGAACTGTACAACTACAAGTATAAGCACGTTCAATCCGGAGTCAGCTGATCAAAACACGGAAGTGGAGGAGCAGTGAGTGGAGTgagaagagcagcagcaggagcagcaggagcagcgGGAGCTTCTTCTGTGGGTCTCTGAAGTTTTGAAGCTTTTTTTCTCTCGATCCCACGAGACGACCTGGTTTCTGTGAGTCACGTGACAGCCATTTTCAATTTAAACGTGATCAGGGTCCGTGAAGTCACTCTGTCACCTGCAGACCACACGAGAGCAGGTGCTGATCGGACACGGTCTGAGTCATAAAACGTTACTTTAGTCCTGCGGACTTCTTACGTGTGAACAGATGAACAAACTCAGAGCTTCACATCTCTGAACCCCACGGATTAtttgtaaaaacacaacaggcCGGTTCAGAGCGCAAACGTGGACCACGTTAACCTGAATCCCCGAGTATTAAGTTTTAATTAAGACCCTATCGCACCTGCTGGAGGACGAACGAGACAAACATTAATACGTGTGTGAAAAACGTGGTTAGAAAACCGACCCCCCGCCCCACTGTGAATGTAAATACACTGAATGTTTGTTAGAAAATTTGGGCTCTTACAAGTTTTGTGCACATTATTTGTCatattttctaaaatatttcGCCTGAGAGTCATAAAAAAGCTTCAAAGTAACAGTACATGCTGTAGTAAATAGTCGGTGTCATCTTTCCAGACTTTTTAAACCTTTCTGTCCATCAGGGTTTCTTTGTATGTGACGATGATGACGGTGAAGGTGTTTCGCAGTCCGGCCCGTCATGGTTACGCAGTGGAAGTGTCTCCGTATATCCCCAGCAGAGTGGCCTGTGCTGCCTCACAGTACTACGGGATAGCAGGTCAGTAAAGTTCAGCGGTCACAGTTTGGAGAACACACCTGAATGTGATAAAGAATGAATTACACAGGGTGAAGAAAAACCCCTGGTTTCGgctcactgctggagcctcgTGCGGACGTTTGTGGCTCTTCATCACTTCTGTTTCCTGACTTTTGATCCGTataaataatatgaaataaaataatacgtGCTGTTTGTTTCTGGACGTCTACCTCAGCGAGCTGACCAGACCCCGATGACGACGAGCATCACGCGGTTTTCACACTGAAACACAGATCTGTGcgtttcagctgtttttaaaGAGTCGGACGGCTTTCTCATTCCCATccactctgtctgtgtgtgtacaggcTGCGGCACACTGCTGGTCCTGGATCAGACCGAGACCGGGCTCACCTTAGTGAGAAGGTAACATGTTTcctcacctctctctctcttacatctGTTTTCGTCCTTTATGCTTACAGATGATGATTATAAGAAGTTGCAGGAGGTTTAGGGCTCGTTTTCATCTAATTTCAGCACAGATCAGATTATTATCAGACTGCGAGGAAACCAGATAGAAacctctggttttatgtgacttTACCTTAATTTTACCAGGACTTCCACTGAGAGAGCGACATGGCCTAAAAActcattaaataataaaaatgcagatGATATATACAAATCAGTAGGAGTCACATTCTTCCTCATCTGCATTCTGAATGATGACGTATGTGTGATTATTCAGTAGATATGAAATCTTTGTGTGAAGTGTGCCATGTCTGGGGTTGTTGACTCCACATCTGGGAAAgactgaaacacagagagggggcaaaaacaaaacctgcaTCGCTGGTCGTCCTGTGAGGCGTCAGTGATGATGGATACAAAAATCATGTTTGTCTCCTTCTGTTCTATCAGTTAAAGTCACCGTTTCAGAAGAAAAGACTTCGGGCTGATGTAGAGAACTCTGTGGCAAAATGAAAAGGAATGAGAATAGTCTAGCTGTTTTCAGGAAGTTTACTTTTCTGCTTGTTCGGTCGGAAGCTGCATAGCTCTGTGCTGGAGGCGACTGCTTCACAACACCATTAAAAATCCCtgaaataaacctttaaatttGAATAAAGGGAACAAGAATTCAGTCTAGCGTCAAAGATTAAGTTTTTTATGTCGTccccgtgtgtgtgtctcagctGGGAGTGGGGTGACGGCCTGTTCGACGTGGCATGGAGTGAGGCTAATGAGCATGTGTTGGTGGCAGGCGGCGGCGATGGCAGCCTCCAGCTGTGGGATACAGCCAATCACAGTGCTCCACTGAGGGTGGCCAAAGAACACACACAGGAGGTAACGCACACatgcgtacacacacacacacacacacacacacacacatacaggtaTTCTGACTGTGACGTGTGTGCAGGTGTACGCTGTGGACTGGAGTCAGACTCGAGGAGAAAGCCTGATAGTTTCTGGATCGTGGGATCAAACGGTGAAAGTGGTAAGATGAAAGTTTCTCCTTTCTTCCCCCCTCCGTCTGCGTTCTGTCTTCTTCATGTTAGTTTTATCTCCGTCAGTGGGACCCTGCTCTCAGTCCATCGCTGACCACCCTCAGAGGTCATGAAGGGGTCATCTACAGCACCATTTGGTCGCCTCACATCCCAGGATGCTTTGCGTCTGCCTCAGGTAAGTCGTCTGGCCTGTTGGAGGGGTTTAAAGTGGCTGCTTTCACCATTAGATGGCGTTGTTGTGATGGTTTTTGGAAGCAGGCCTGAACATTTTTTGAACTTTGCTTCAGACCGCTCAGATTCAGCTTCACTTTGGATTTAAAGCTACAAAGGAGGAAATGTTTGATGTCATGAAGCTTTTTCTCGGTGTCTGTCTGCGAGCACGAGTGCACCTGAGCTCTGGAGGTTTTCGTGGTAATCACTCGTGTTGTTTGTTGGAGGTTTTCCTCATCGTGTGCAGTGTAGGAAGTGAGGTGAGTCTGCATGATGGTAGTAAGTATTAGTGAtgggtcgttcgcgaacgaaatggctcttagagccgactctttgaagtgaacgacgcgagccctaggtttttttttttctttctctcaccctctctctcgcactttttttccgcttcactccgcacgcgagccttgtgctttgcgctgggcagaggggggaggggcggtagttacagccgcagtagcagaggaacagagcgggagggagagacagagaaagagagccagggacaacaacgtcacattagaaaggtatagtaatcatccacaactattttcagttgcagatgataaaggattcagaaagtttattcatgcaggcccatatgacagagaatatgcatcttctttttcatatcttaatttatatttaattgtgttgtggtttgcagtgttttgtgttgtttcattttaaatttgtttaaaaggaaaagctgaaaatttaaatagttaaaagttgaatagtgactagttggtttttgtattatatgatttatttattacattttatgtggagtgactaaataaaagtatatttacggtggcccctagagacaaagcagcaagtacatactccaaaacacgtaaaaactcagaagcacgtaaaaactccaaaacacataaaaactcaggctGCATCCAC
The genomic region above belongs to Pelmatolapia mariae isolate MD_Pm_ZW linkage group LG15, Pm_UMD_F_2, whole genome shotgun sequence and contains:
- the pex7 gene encoding peroxisomal biogenesis factor 7 isoform X1, whose product is MMTVKVFRSPARHGYAVEVSPYIPSRVACAASQYYGIAGCGTLLVLDQTETGLTLVRSWEWGDGLFDVAWSEANEHVLVAGGGDGSLQLWDTANHSAPLRVAKEHTQEVYAVDWSQTRGESLIVSGSWDQTVKVWDPALSPSLTTLRGHEGVIYSTIWSPHIPGCFASASGDGTLRIWDVKGAACRLAIPAHKAEILSCDWCKYDQNVVATGSVDCTVCVWDLRNIRQPVNQLLGHTYAIRRLKFSPFDKTVLASCSYDFTVRFWDYSRHQPLLDTVEHHSEFVCGLDFNLHIPNQVVDCSWDETVKVYTPACLSAGAHSAAP
- the pex7 gene encoding peroxisomal biogenesis factor 7 isoform X2: MMTVKVFRSPARHGYAVEVSPYIPSRVACAASQYYGIAGCGTLLVLDQTETGLTLVRSWEWGDGLFDVAWSEANEHVLVAGGGDGSLQLWDTANHSAPLRVAKEHTQEVYAVDWSQTRGESLIVSGSWDQTVKVWDPALSPSLTTLRGHEGVIYSTIWSPHIPGCFASASGDGTLRIWDVKGAACRLAIPAHKAEILSCDWCKYDQNVVATGSVDCTVCVWDLRNIRQPVNQLLGHTYAIRRLKFSPFDKTVLASCSYDFTVRWWTVPGTRR